One Candidatus Limnocylindrales bacterium genomic window carries:
- a CDS encoding aspartate kinase yields the protein MTPSREQHGQTEHRLQLRSTSERQTEALGRVLGRTLSGPVVIGIVGQLGAGKTVLARGLADGLGIDPSAVCSPTFVYLVEYEEGRQRFVHADLYRLAGVTEDDAERVYESIGLLDAVDSPAVTLVEWWDYYVGPQPERLVRIEVACESGDSRSIRLEFRGVGMEEAARAAGSLMADTTRIVQKYGGTSVGSPERIHEVARRIKRYYDEGNQIAVVASAMSGETNRLLALASQVSPQPHPRELDSLVSTGEQVSCALLAMALNDIGVPAISLLGHQVQIQTDSSFGRARIRSIDCSRIEQAFEERCVAVVAGFQGVDDDQNITTLGRGGSDTTAVALAAALEADVCEILTDVTGVFTTDPRVCPDARQLHTISYDEMLELASLGAKVLQIRSVECAKRYQVRVHVRSSFDDSEGTWVVPEDETMEEILVSGVAFERDQAKVTIEGVPDSPGLAASIFVPLAEAGIIIDMIVQNVSAGGRTDVTFTVAQNDLEATRKICEQIQGKIGARGVNAKSKVAKVSVVGLGMRNHAGVAARMFEVLAAEGINIQMITTSEIKISVVVDTEQVDPAVRALHSTFLGPEARAIEPVAAS from the coding sequence GTGACCCCGTCGCGCGAGCAGCACGGTCAGACCGAGCACCGGCTCCAGCTTCGCAGCACGAGCGAACGACAGACCGAGGCGCTCGGCCGCGTCCTCGGCAGGACCCTGAGCGGTCCCGTCGTCATCGGCATCGTCGGCCAGCTCGGCGCGGGAAAGACGGTACTGGCCCGCGGCCTGGCCGACGGCCTCGGTATCGATCCATCGGCGGTCTGCAGCCCGACCTTCGTCTATCTGGTCGAATACGAGGAAGGCCGCCAGCGCTTCGTCCACGCCGATCTCTACCGCCTCGCGGGCGTGACCGAAGACGACGCCGAGCGCGTCTACGAAAGCATCGGCCTGCTCGACGCCGTCGACTCGCCGGCGGTGACGCTGGTGGAGTGGTGGGACTATTACGTCGGTCCGCAGCCCGAGCGCCTCGTGCGCATTGAAGTCGCCTGCGAATCCGGCGACAGTAGGTCGATTCGCCTGGAATTCAGGGGCGTTGGGATGGAGGAAGCCGCGCGAGCGGCAGGCTCGCTCATGGCAGACACAACCCGCATCGTTCAGAAATACGGAGGAACCTCGGTCGGCAGCCCCGAGCGCATCCACGAGGTCGCCAGGCGCATCAAGCGTTACTACGACGAGGGCAACCAGATCGCGGTCGTCGCCTCGGCGATGTCCGGCGAAACCAATCGCCTGCTGGCGCTGGCAAGCCAGGTCTCCCCGCAGCCGCATCCGCGCGAGCTGGACTCGCTCGTCTCCACGGGCGAGCAGGTCTCCTGCGCGCTCCTGGCCATGGCGCTGAACGACATCGGCGTGCCCGCCATCTCGCTGCTCGGCCACCAGGTGCAGATCCAGACCGACTCGAGCTTCGGCCGCGCGCGGATTCGCTCGATCGACTGCTCGCGAATCGAGCAGGCCTTCGAGGAGCGCTGCGTGGCCGTGGTCGCCGGCTTCCAGGGCGTCGACGACGATCAGAACATCACCACGCTCGGGCGCGGCGGCTCCGATACCACCGCCGTGGCGCTGGCAGCCGCGCTCGAAGCGGACGTCTGCGAGATCCTGACCGACGTCACCGGCGTCTTCACCACCGATCCGCGCGTGTGCCCCGACGCCCGCCAGCTTCACACGATCAGCTACGATGAGATGCTCGAGCTGGCCAGCCTCGGCGCCAAGGTCCTGCAGATTCGCTCGGTGGAATGCGCCAAGCGCTACCAGGTGCGCGTGCACGTACGCTCCAGCTTCGACGACAGTGAGGGAACCTGGGTGGTACCCGAGGACGAGACGATGGAAGAGATCCTTGTTTCCGGTGTGGCCTTCGAGCGCGATCAGGCAAAGGTGACCATCGAGGGCGTTCCCGACAGCCCCGGCCTTGCCGCCTCCATCTTCGTTCCTCTGGCCGAGGCCGGCATCATCATCGACATGATCGTGCAGAACGTCAGCGCCGGCGGGCGCACCGACGTCACCTTCACCGTGGCGCAGAACGACCTGGAGGCCACGCGCAAGATCTGCGAGCAGATCCAGGGAAAGATCGGCGCGCGCGGCGTCAACGCCAAGTCCAAGGTGGCCAAGGTTTCCGTCGTGGGACTGGGCATGCGCAATCACGCCGGCGTGGCGGCGCGCATGTTCGAGGTGCTGGCGGCCGAAGGCATCAACATTCAGATGATCACGACCTCCGAGATCAAGATCTCGGTCGTCGTCGACACCGAGCAGGTCGATCCGGCCGTGCGCGCGCTGCACTCGACGTTCCTCGGCCCGGAGGCGCGGGCCATCGAGCCCGTGGCGGCTTCATGA
- a CDS encoding NAD(P)H-hydrate dehydratase → MLEPTSAASFVLSRADVRALDEKTIASGTAGLDLMERAGEAIVQLLTDPLRLASAGLAAAADRRRLLVLAGSGSNGGDGFVVARELTARGWQCTVAMIGREPRAGTDACTNLTRWRQLGGHVIDPSGADDAIDAAARDGMLVLDAIFGTGLDKDVTGPTADLIQHLNDARLPVLAADIPSGLCCDTGRPLGAAVRARATATIGAAKPGLFVGEGPAHAGRVYVVDIGLLPPRQVGLQPVATLMDEATMAGALPLLSPMAHKGDRGHVLILAGSPGKSGAAILAARGALRAGAGLVTVATPASVQPDVAAALPEAMTRALVDDGETGEISTGSVRALHAMLDDFDAIVAGPGLGTGPGAVEAVSEILRAAKGQVILDADALNVLSALHHEQRISLLARRPDAPFPILTPHPGEMARLVNRSIEEVQADRLGIAINTARDLRCVLVLKGAGTIVTDGELVAINSSGNSGMACAGMGDVLAGICGAVAGRILDDLDAARLAVYAHGAAGDEMARITGGPGFLAGEVADALPAVLARLSER, encoded by the coding sequence ATGCTCGAGCCGACCAGCGCAGCCTCCTTCGTCCTGTCGCGCGCCGACGTGCGCGCGCTCGACGAGAAGACCATCGCCTCGGGCACCGCCGGACTCGATCTGATGGAGCGCGCCGGCGAAGCCATCGTGCAGCTGCTGACCGACCCGCTGCGCCTTGCCTCTGCCGGTCTCGCCGCCGCGGCCGACCGGCGCCGTCTGCTGGTGCTCGCCGGCAGCGGCAGCAACGGCGGCGACGGCTTCGTCGTCGCGCGCGAGCTGACGGCGCGAGGCTGGCAATGCACGGTGGCGATGATCGGCCGCGAGCCGCGTGCCGGTACCGACGCCTGCACCAACCTGACGCGCTGGCGCCAGCTCGGCGGGCACGTGATCGATCCCTCCGGTGCCGACGACGCCATCGATGCCGCCGCGCGCGACGGCATGCTCGTGCTCGACGCCATCTTCGGCACCGGCCTGGACAAGGACGTCACCGGCCCCACCGCCGACCTGATCCAGCACCTCAACGACGCGCGCCTGCCAGTCCTGGCCGCCGACATTCCCTCGGGCCTCTGCTGCGACACCGGCCGGCCGCTCGGAGCGGCCGTGCGTGCCCGCGCCACCGCCACCATCGGCGCCGCCAAGCCGGGCCTGTTCGTCGGCGAGGGACCCGCGCACGCCGGCCGTGTCTACGTCGTCGACATCGGCCTGCTGCCGCCGCGCCAGGTCGGCCTTCAGCCGGTGGCGACCCTGATGGACGAAGCGACGATGGCCGGCGCACTGCCGCTGCTGTCGCCGATGGCCCACAAGGGCGACCGCGGCCACGTGCTGATCCTGGCGGGGTCGCCCGGCAAGTCCGGCGCCGCCATCCTGGCCGCTCGCGGCGCCCTGCGCGCCGGCGCCGGCCTGGTCACCGTGGCCACACCGGCCTCGGTCCAGCCCGACGTTGCCGCGGCGCTTCCCGAAGCGATGACGCGGGCGCTCGTCGATGACGGCGAAACAGGCGAAATCTCGACGGGTTCGGTGCGGGCCCTGCATGCGATGCTCGATGACTTCGATGCCATCGTTGCCGGGCCCGGCCTCGGCACCGGCCCCGGCGCCGTTGAGGCGGTTTCGGAGATCCTGCGCGCGGCAAAAGGGCAGGTGATTCTTGATGCCGACGCGCTCAACGTCCTGTCGGCACTGCACCACGAGCAGCGCATCTCGCTGCTGGCGCGTCGCCCCGACGCGCCGTTCCCCATCCTCACTCCGCATCCCGGCGAGATGGCCCGCCTCGTCAACCGGTCGATCGAGGAAGTTCAAGCAGACCGTCTCGGCATCGCCATCAACACCGCGCGGGACCTGCGCTGTGTCCTGGTGCTCAAGGGCGCCGGCACGATCGTGACCGACGGCGAGCTGGTGGCCATCAACAGCAGCGGCAACTCCGGCATGGCCTGCGCCGGCATGGGCGACGTTCTGGCCGGCATCTGCGGCGCTGTGGCCGGTCGCATTCTCGATGACCTGGACGCCGCCAGGCTTGCCGTCTACGCCCACGGCGCCGCTGGCGACGAGATGGCGCGCATCACCGGCGGTCCCGGCTTCCTGGCGGGCGAGGTTGCCGACGCCTTGCCCGCCGTTCTGGCAAGGCTATCCGAGCGGTGA
- a CDS encoding pyridoxine 5'-phosphate synthase, protein MSQPPLIRLGVNVDHVATVRQARGVDYPDPVEAALAAERGGAGGITVHLREDRRHIQEHDVRRLMKLVTTKVNLEVAATPAMTDLACEIGPHDVCIVPERREELTTEGGLAVAGRESTLRPMIERMRAAGITVSLFIEPDAREIDAAGEVGATVVELHTGAYANATAPASVARHLEALQSAAAHAHRRGLQVNGGHGLTLGNVVPIAAIPQMVELNIGHSIVARAIMVGIERATAEMLETCVRARQQQAPAPPPRPQERA, encoded by the coding sequence ATGAGCCAACCTCCCCTCATCCGGCTCGGCGTCAACGTCGACCACGTCGCCACCGTCCGCCAGGCCCGCGGCGTCGATTATCCCGACCCGGTCGAAGCGGCCCTCGCCGCCGAGCGCGGCGGCGCCGGCGGCATCACCGTCCACCTTCGCGAAGACCGCCGCCACATCCAGGAGCACGACGTCCGCCGGCTGATGAAGCTCGTCACGACCAAGGTGAACCTGGAGGTGGCAGCGACGCCCGCCATGACCGACCTCGCCTGCGAGATCGGCCCGCACGATGTCTGCATCGTTCCTGAAAGACGCGAAGAGCTGACCACCGAAGGCGGCCTCGCCGTGGCCGGCCGCGAAAGCACGCTGCGCCCGATGATCGAGCGCATGCGTGCGGCCGGCATCACCGTCAGCCTCTTCATCGAGCCCGACGCGCGCGAGATCGACGCCGCCGGCGAGGTCGGCGCCACCGTCGTCGAGCTGCACACCGGCGCCTACGCCAACGCCACCGCTCCGGCCTCGGTGGCACGCCATCTCGAAGCCCTGCAGTCGGCGGCGGCGCACGCGCATCGGCGCGGCCTGCAGGTCAACGGCGGCCACGGCCTGACTCTCGGCAACGTCGTTCCCATTGCGGCCATCCCACAGATGGTCGAGCTGAACATCGGCCACAGCATCGTCGCCCGCGCGATCATGGTCGGCATCGAGCGCGCCACCGCGGAAATGCTCGAGACCTGCGTGCGCGCGCGCCAGCAGCAAGCGCCTGCGCCGCCGCCGCGCCCGCAGGAACGCGCCTGA
- a CDS encoding MaoC family dehydratase codes for MSTNAEKAYAVFQSSVGQEEGVGEWFEIDQARINQFAEVTNDHQFIHVDPEAAKSTPFGTTIAHGFLTLSMLTWLDASIPKDPARYSGMVMGVNYGFEKVRFVSPVKVGKRIRCRSVLANVELKEPWVQTTRTMTVEIEGESKPALVADWITRIMYG; via the coding sequence ATGAGCACGAACGCTGAGAAGGCATACGCCGTTTTTCAATCGTCGGTGGGTCAGGAAGAGGGCGTCGGCGAGTGGTTCGAGATCGATCAGGCTCGGATCAACCAATTTGCCGAGGTCACCAACGATCACCAGTTCATCCACGTCGATCCGGAAGCCGCCAAGTCGACGCCGTTCGGCACGACCATCGCGCACGGCTTTCTGACTCTGTCGATGCTGACCTGGCTGGACGCCTCGATCCCGAAGGATCCGGCGCGCTACTCGGGAATGGTCATGGGCGTCAACTACGGGTTCGAGAAGGTCCGCTTCGTCAGCCCGGTCAAGGTCGGCAAGCGCATTCGCTGCCGCAGCGTGCTGGCCAATGTCGAGCTGAAGGAGCCCTGGGTTCAGACGACGCGCACGATGACCGTGGAGATCGAGGGCGAATCCAAGCCGGCGCTGGTCGCCGACTGGATCACTCGCATCATGTACGGCTGA
- the glmM gene encoding phosphoglucosamine mutase: protein MAGAKSGNGGRAGDGNAGSGSAAAGPMRKTSGNGSGGAAVERKLFGTDGIRGVANQEPMTPETVMRLGRAVGLHFRTESPRRHKIVIGKDTRISGYMFETALCAGLTSMGVDVLLVGPMPTPGIAFLTRSLRADAGVAISASHNPFQDNGIKFFGPDGFKLADSAEADIETLMFGEAVDKERPAPTEIGRVTRIDDASGRYNVFLKNVLPRELTLDGLRIVIDCAHGAAHRIAPVVLAELGAEVTAIGVKPDGLNINDGVGALHVDALSREVRAMGADVGIALDGDADRCILVDEKGEEVDGDHVLAILATSMKKRGELPSDTVVATVMSNFGLEVALREQGIKLERTPVGDRYVVERMIEGGFILGGEQSGHIVCLGHTTTGDGMVTALTVLTCMKVSGRPLSELKSVFRPYPQRLINLRVRERKELTSIPSVVGAIAEAEGALGGRGRVLVRFSGTEPLARVMVEGEETGAVEEHARRIAAAIEAVLG from the coding sequence GTGGCCGGCGCGAAGTCGGGCAACGGCGGGCGCGCCGGCGACGGCAACGCGGGCTCTGGCAGCGCGGCCGCCGGCCCGATGCGCAAGACCTCGGGCAACGGCTCGGGCGGCGCAGCCGTCGAGCGAAAGCTCTTCGGGACCGACGGCATCCGCGGCGTCGCCAACCAGGAGCCGATGACGCCCGAGACGGTGATGCGGCTTGGCCGCGCCGTCGGCCTTCACTTCCGCACCGAAAGCCCGCGCCGCCACAAGATCGTCATCGGCAAGGACACGCGCATCTCGGGCTACATGTTCGAGACGGCGCTGTGCGCGGGCCTGACCTCGATGGGCGTGGACGTGCTGCTGGTCGGGCCGATGCCCACGCCGGGCATCGCATTCCTGACGCGCAGCCTTCGCGCGGACGCCGGCGTGGCGATCTCGGCCTCGCACAATCCCTTCCAGGACAACGGGATCAAGTTCTTCGGGCCCGACGGCTTCAAGCTGGCCGACTCGGCCGAAGCCGACATCGAGACGCTGATGTTCGGCGAGGCGGTGGACAAGGAACGTCCGGCGCCCACCGAGATCGGCCGCGTCACGCGCATCGACGACGCCAGCGGCCGCTACAACGTCTTCCTCAAGAACGTCCTTCCGCGCGAGCTGACGCTGGACGGGCTGCGCATCGTCATCGACTGCGCGCACGGCGCCGCGCACCGCATCGCGCCGGTGGTGCTGGCCGAGCTCGGCGCGGAGGTGACGGCCATCGGCGTCAAGCCCGACGGCCTCAACATCAACGACGGTGTCGGCGCGCTGCACGTGGACGCGTTGTCGCGTGAGGTCCGTGCGATGGGCGCCGACGTCGGCATCGCGCTGGACGGCGACGCCGACCGCTGCATTCTCGTCGACGAGAAGGGCGAGGAGGTCGACGGCGACCACGTGCTCGCGATCCTGGCGACGTCGATGAAGAAGCGCGGCGAGCTGCCGAGCGACACGGTCGTCGCGACCGTGATGTCGAACTTCGGCCTGGAGGTCGCGCTGCGCGAGCAGGGCATCAAGCTCGAGCGCACGCCGGTGGGCGACCGCTACGTCGTCGAGCGCATGATCGAAGGCGGCTTCATCCTGGGCGGCGAGCAGTCCGGCCACATCGTCTGCCTCGGCCACACGACGACCGGCGACGGCATGGTGACGGCGCTGACCGTGCTCACGTGCATGAAGGTCTCGGGCAGACCGCTCTCGGAGCTCAAGAGCGTTTTCCGCCCGTATCCGCAGCGGCTCATCAACCTGCGGGTGCGCGAGCGCAAGGAGCTGACGAGCATCCCCAGCGTCGTCGGCGCCATCGCAGAGGCCGAAGGCGCGCTCGGCGGCCGCGGCCGCGTGCTCGTGCGCTTCTCGGGCACCGAGCCGCTGGCTCGCGTCATGGTGGAAGGCGAGGAGACGGGCGCGGTCGAAGAGCACGCACGCAGGATCGCGGCTGCCATCGAAGCGGTGCTGGGCTGA
- the ftsH gene encoding ATP-dependent zinc metalloprotease FtsH, with protein sequence MNQFSRNLALWLVLGLMVVLLFNMFQAQQIRDQEISYSDLIAEVDAGKVRNVTVQGELIRGQLSDDRDFRSYGPSEDAIKRFIDKKIPFSVKPEAEDPWYVIMLVQWFPMLLLVGVWIFFMRQMQMGGGKAMSFGKSRAKLLNEHTNKVTFSDVAGIDEAKEELEEIISFLRDPKKFTRLGGRIPKGVLLVGSPGTGKTLLARAVAGEAGVPFFSISGSDFVEMFVGVGASRVRDLFVQGKKNAPCIIFIDEIDAVGRHRGAGLGGGHDEREQTLNQLLVEMDGFESNEGVILMAATNRPDVLDPALLRPGRFDRRVVVPRPDVRGRTGILKVHTRKVPLAPDVDLEQLAKATPGFSGADLENLVNEAALLAAREGRDTVVQRNFEDAKDKVLMGSERRSLVLSEEERRNTAYHESGHALVAKMLPGADPVHKVTIIPRGMALGLTQQLPEEDRHSYGRAFLLNTLAILYGGRVAEELVLNEITTGAGNDIEKATQLARKMVCEWGMSENLGPVMFKRPADEPFLGLELHQQREYSEDTARNIDEEVKHILSDAYTRAKSILKSNLDALHKMASALLEREVLDGKEIDEILRSSGCALPAGA encoded by the coding sequence ATGAATCAGTTCTCCAGAAACCTCGCCTTGTGGCTCGTCCTCGGCCTGATGGTCGTGTTGCTGTTCAACATGTTCCAGGCCCAGCAGATCCGCGATCAGGAGATCAGCTACAGCGACCTCATCGCCGAAGTCGACGCCGGCAAAGTCCGCAACGTTACCGTTCAGGGTGAGCTCATCCGCGGCCAGCTCTCCGACGATCGCGATTTCCGCAGCTACGGCCCCTCCGAAGACGCCATCAAGCGTTTCATCGACAAGAAGATTCCGTTCTCGGTCAAGCCCGAAGCCGAGGATCCCTGGTACGTGATCATGCTCGTCCAGTGGTTCCCGATGCTTTTGCTGGTGGGCGTGTGGATCTTCTTCATGCGCCAGATGCAGATGGGCGGCGGCAAGGCGATGTCGTTCGGCAAGAGCCGGGCCAAGCTGCTCAACGAACACACCAACAAGGTCACGTTCAGCGACGTGGCCGGCATCGACGAAGCCAAAGAAGAGCTCGAAGAGATCATCTCCTTCCTGCGCGATCCGAAGAAGTTCACGCGTCTGGGCGGCCGCATTCCCAAGGGCGTGCTGCTGGTCGGCTCGCCGGGTACGGGCAAGACGCTGCTCGCGCGCGCCGTGGCGGGCGAGGCCGGCGTTCCGTTCTTCTCCATCTCGGGCTCCGACTTCGTCGAGATGTTCGTCGGCGTCGGCGCCAGCCGCGTCCGCGACCTGTTCGTGCAGGGCAAGAAGAACGCGCCCTGCATCATCTTCATCGACGAGATCGACGCCGTCGGCCGCCATCGCGGCGCGGGCCTGGGCGGCGGGCACGACGAGCGCGAGCAGACCCTGAACCAGCTCCTGGTCGAGATGGACGGCTTCGAGTCGAACGAAGGCGTGATCCTGATGGCCGCCACCAACCGGCCCGACGTGCTCGACCCGGCCCTGCTGCGCCCGGGACGCTTCGACCGGCGCGTGGTGGTTCCGCGCCCCGACGTCCGCGGCCGCACCGGCATCCTCAAGGTCCACACCCGCAAGGTGCCGCTGGCACCCGACGTCGACCTCGAGCAGCTCGCCAAGGCCACGCCCGGGTTCTCCGGCGCCGACCTGGAGAATCTGGTGAACGAGGCGGCGCTGCTGGCGGCGCGCGAAGGGCGAGACACCGTGGTGCAGCGCAACTTCGAGGACGCCAAGGACAAGGTGCTGATGGGCAGCGAGCGCCGCAGCCTCGTGCTCTCCGAAGAGGAGCGCCGCAACACCGCCTACCACGAGTCCGGACACGCGCTGGTCGCCAAGATGCTCCCGGGCGCCGACCCGGTGCACAAGGTGACGATCATTCCGCGCGGCATGGCTCTCGGCCTGACGCAGCAGCTACCCGAGGAGGACCGTCACTCGTATGGAAGGGCGTTCCTGCTCAACACGCTCGCCATCCTGTACGGCGGCCGCGTGGCCGAGGAGCTGGTGCTGAACGAGATCACCACCGGCGCCGGCAACGACATCGAGAAGGCCACGCAGCTGGCGCGCAAGATGGTGTGCGAGTGGGGCATGAGCGAGAACCTCGGCCCGGTCATGTTCAAGCGCCCGGCCGACGAGCCGTTCCTCGGCCTCGAGCTGCATCAGCAGCGCGAGTACAGCGAGGACACCGCGCGCAACATCGACGAGGAAGTGAAGCACATCCTCAGCGACGCCTACACGCGCGCCAAGTCGATCCTGAAGTCGAACCTGGACGCGCTGCACAAGATGGCCTCGGCTCTGCTCGAGCGCGAGGTGCTGGACGGCAAGGAGATCGACGAGATCCTGCGCTCGAGCGGGTGCGCGTTGCCGGCAGGAGCCTGA
- the tilS gene encoding tRNA lysidine(34) synthetase TilS, producing MADVRASLEEAGAADCRLLAGVSGGGDSMALLTILELLAAPLRLQVEVACVDHGLRAEAAREQQLAAGASARAGFPFHLLRVHPDDAGEDACRRARHAALAALAQQRAARWIVLAHTADDQIETIMLKFLRGAGPGGLAGMQTVAGNLLRPLLEQRRQDLRELLREQGRSWADDASNVAERYARGRLRTAVLPAIERAFGEGALSHLLDTARHWRRDHRYLESEATRLEAYCRRSGGGVRPELDLPSLLEADEALRARVLQRWLGRVSSVNTPDASYVEQLMSLVDGSRGATGLDLPGVRVWCENGRLRSARTDIDATAGSDDSGQSSVLPPGKGRVRLRRVTQNS from the coding sequence GTGGCCGACGTACGCGCGAGCCTCGAGGAGGCAGGCGCCGCGGATTGCCGCCTGCTTGCCGGCGTGTCGGGGGGCGGCGACTCGATGGCGTTGCTCACGATTCTGGAGCTCCTTGCCGCGCCGCTGCGGCTGCAGGTCGAGGTAGCATGCGTGGATCACGGTCTGCGGGCGGAAGCGGCGCGCGAGCAGCAGCTCGCCGCCGGCGCCAGCGCGCGCGCGGGCTTTCCCTTCCATCTGCTGCGTGTTCATCCGGATGACGCCGGCGAGGACGCCTGCCGCCGCGCGCGTCACGCGGCCCTGGCGGCATTGGCGCAGCAGCGGGCGGCACGCTGGATCGTGCTCGCGCACACGGCCGACGACCAGATCGAGACGATCATGCTCAAATTCCTTCGCGGTGCCGGACCGGGCGGCCTGGCCGGCATGCAGACGGTGGCGGGCAACCTGCTGCGGCCTCTTCTCGAGCAGCGTCGCCAGGACCTGCGCGAGCTGCTGCGCGAGCAGGGCCGGTCGTGGGCGGACGATGCCAGCAACGTCGCCGAGCGCTATGCGCGCGGCCGACTCCGTACGGCCGTCCTTCCGGCCATCGAGCGCGCATTCGGCGAAGGGGCGCTCTCGCACCTGCTGGACACGGCCCGGCACTGGCGCCGCGACCATCGCTATCTGGAGAGCGAGGCGACTCGACTGGAGGCATACTGCCGGCGCTCCGGCGGCGGCGTCAGGCCCGAGTTGGATCTGCCTTCGCTTCTCGAGGCCGACGAGGCATTGCGCGCGAGGGTGCTGCAGCGCTGGCTCGGACGCGTAAGCAGCGTGAACACGCCCGATGCCAGCTACGTCGAGCAACTGATGAGCCTGGTCGACGGCTCCCGTGGCGCAACCGGATTGGATCTTCCTGGCGTGCGCGTCTGGTGCGAGAATGGGCGCTTGCGCAGCGCGCGCACCGACATCGATGCCACGGCCGGCAGCGACGACAGCGGGCAATCCAGCGTGTTGCCGCCTGGCAAGGGGCGTGTTAGGTTGCGGCGCGTCACGCAGAATTCGTAG
- a CDS encoding parallel beta-helix domain-containing protein, whose translation MKKVLSRGAAVAVSLAFASVAGAAADGPTYCKDHAAPTITAPTGGSVACQSAITKASQKFVKAVVKTRGKCILKRDYTACPNTKDDEKVAKAAIKAQETIAAACGDTSGLGSSYDGVGGSDVGSCTLSQHHGTAEVFVGLTHGIPANIVSANEDCGAEIGKVAQKTLASVLKVVDKCIEGKIKAGDTGDIGEACVGSISGGVITAPTDGDTDAALDALFAKSSASLIDACGSLSEANIVALTACPGATTAEHVAECVTCSVFDAVNEIVDQQYAETGTLVTNGAGAIQTAVDAAATGDKLLVQSGTYNESVHIPSATCNGGDNDGLSCLGDSECPGGGVCESPADNLAIVGCGAAADNRPVLEPPLMGADPNGITAAGVDGLHFQALELRGWDENGVFATNADGISFRDIYGDGATADDDFSVYAVFPVVSRNVVVEGSEVINVRDAGIYVGQSEDITVRFNDVHDNVTGIEIENSLTADVYGNTATANTGGILSFKLPGPAIQTHGFHNFFDNLSYANNTPNFAIPGSTVSAVLPGTGFMIISDDDSVYRHNFLRDNDTFGFAILDQEIINVLVEGPGPFEPTSPDQDTERLQFRNNNVRENGGNPDPSTEEFNSYGNWVFALSTDTNGTCFEGSTINPTFTLHEGSEAFPDCP comes from the coding sequence ATGAAGAAGGTTCTTTCGCGCGGCGCCGCGGTTGCGGTGTCGCTCGCTTTCGCTTCGGTCGCCGGGGCCGCCGCCGACGGTCCGACCTACTGCAAAGATCACGCTGCGCCGACCATCACGGCGCCCACGGGCGGGTCGGTCGCCTGCCAGAGCGCCATCACCAAGGCGTCGCAGAAATTCGTCAAGGCGGTGGTCAAGACGCGCGGCAAGTGCATCCTGAAGCGCGACTACACCGCCTGCCCCAACACCAAGGACGACGAGAAGGTCGCCAAGGCGGCGATCAAGGCGCAGGAGACCATCGCAGCAGCCTGCGGCGATACCTCCGGCCTCGGCAGCTCCTATGACGGCGTCGGGGGCTCCGACGTCGGCAGTTGCACCCTCTCCCAGCATCATGGCACGGCCGAAGTCTTCGTCGGCCTGACCCACGGCATTCCGGCAAACATCGTCTCGGCCAACGAGGATTGCGGCGCGGAGATCGGCAAGGTTGCGCAGAAGACGCTGGCCTCGGTCCTGAAGGTCGTCGACAAGTGCATCGAGGGCAAGATCAAGGCCGGCGACACCGGCGACATCGGCGAGGCGTGCGTCGGCTCGATTTCCGGCGGCGTCATCACTGCGCCGACCGACGGCGACACGGACGCGGCGCTGGACGCCCTGTTCGCCAAGTCGAGCGCCAGCCTGATCGACGCGTGCGGATCCCTCTCCGAGGCCAACATCGTGGCCTTGACTGCCTGCCCCGGCGCAACCACGGCCGAGCACGTCGCGGAGTGCGTCACCTGCAGCGTGTTCGACGCGGTCAACGAGATCGTCGATCAGCAGTACGCCGAGACCGGCACGCTCGTCACGAATGGCGCCGGCGCCATTCAGACCGCCGTCGATGCGGCCGCCACCGGCGACAAGCTGCTCGTCCAGTCCGGCACCTACAACGAGAGCGTTCACATCCCGTCTGCGACCTGCAATGGCGGCGACAACGACGGCTTGTCCTGTCTCGGCGACAGCGAGTGTCCTGGCGGCGGCGTCTGCGAGTCGCCGGCCGACAACCTGGCCATCGTCGGCTGCGGCGCGGCTGCCGACAACCGCCCGGTCCTGGAGCCGCCGCTGATGGGCGCCGATCCGAACGGCATCACCGCGGCCGGTGTCGACGGCCTGCACTTTCAGGCCCTGGAGCTGCGCGGCTGGGACGAGAACGGCGTGTTCGCCACCAATGCCGACGGCATCAGCTTCCGCGACATCTACGGCGACGGCGCCACCGCCGATGACGACTTCAGCGTCTATGCGGTCTTCCCGGTTGTCAGCCGCAACGTCGTCGTCGAGGGCAGCGAGGTCATCAACGTCCGCGATGCCGGCATCTACGTCGGCCAGTCCGAGGACATCACGGTGCGATTCAACGACGTGCACGACAACGTCACCGGCATCGAGATCGAGAACAGCCTGACGGCCGATGTCTACGGCAACACCGCCACGGCGAACACCGGCGGCATCCTGTCGTTCAAGCTGCCTGGCCCGGCGATCCAGACGCACGGCTTCCACAACTTCTTCGACAACCTGTCGTACGCCAACAACACGCCGAACTTCGCCATCCCCGGCAGCACCGTGTCGGCGGTGCTTCCCGGCACCGGCTTCATGATCATCTCGGATGACGACTCGGTGTATCGCCACAACTTCCTGCGCGACAACGACACGTTCGGCTTCGCGATCCTGGATCAGGAGATCATCAACGTGCTGGTCGAGGGCCCGGGACCCTTCGAGCCGACCAGCCCGGATCAGGACACGGAGCGGCTGCAGTTCCGCAACAACAACGTGCGCGAGAACGGCGGGAATCCGGACCCGAGCACCGAGGAGTTCAACTCCTATGGCAACTGGGTCTTCGCGCTGAGCACGGACACCAACGGGACATGCTTCGAGGGATCGACCATCAATCCTACGTTCACGCTCCACGAGGGCTCGGAAGCGTTCCCGGATTGCCCGTAG